Within the Hippoglossus stenolepis isolate QCI-W04-F060 chromosome 2, HSTE1.2, whole genome shotgun sequence genome, the region TCGCTGACAAGCCGGAGgtgagaagcagcagatcaACAGACAGAATACAACCAGGTCAGGAACAGAGTGAAACGTGTGTAATTAATGGATGAGgatgtattttgtgtgtttttcaggcgGGCGAGGAGTTCATGCAGAAAGTCTTGCAGAATGTGTCGACATCCACAGATGCTGGCTCTGCCGCTCAGAGCTCAGATCTTGTGTTGGAGGCCATCGTGGAGAATCTGAAGGTCAAGCAGGATCTGTTTGGTCGGCTCGACAAGCTGGCACCGGAGTAAGCACTGTCCCCTTTCTGATTTTAATGATCAGCTACAAGTGTTCCATTAGAAgcaagtgcagcagcagtgttacaTCACTCCACTTCTCTACTTTCTGGGTTTTAcaagtttctgtgtgtgttgtttctactTCAgtaatcagttttttaaaacactgaatgatATAAATTTCCTAATATGAGATGTAAGTGGACACGTGTTGTATTTGGACGTGTCTGTCTTACGTGTTCctcactcactgtgtttctgtAACTTTTTTTAGACACACCATCTTTGCCAGCAACACGTCCTCCCTGCCCATCACCGACATCGCCAGCTGCACCAGCAGACTCGACAGATTCGGCGGCCTTCACTTCTTCAACCCCGTCCCCATGATGAAGCTTGTAGAGGTGAGGCCCCAGAATacaatcagtgttttttttttatttatgtgtttgtgtatttaacagGGACACAGATTCACATAGTTGCATAAGACGTAATGCAGtagatgtgatgtgtgtgtatttgttccCTGTTCAGGCGTTTGAATTCAGGTTAAAACAAGTTCAGATGAAACAAACCCTGTTCCTACCATTCATATCCATAGGCCGTATACAATAAGTTTATACTGGGGTATTAACTTTTGTCTTATCTTCTGCAGGTCATTGGAACTTCGGCAACAAGCCAAGAGACGTTTGATTCCCTCCTTAACTTCAGCAAAATGCTCGGTAAAACACCAGTGTCCTGCAAGGTGAGATCTGATGACTGATGTCGGTACGTCTGTCATCTCTTTCAGAATATATCTGTCCACTCAGCAGTAACTGACCTCTCTTTACCCAGGATACACCGGGGTTCATTGTGAACCGCCTGCTGGTTCCTTACATAATGGAGGCCATCCGGTTGCATGAGAGAGGTTTGTATACCTGGAAACACTGTAAAAGAATCTATCAAAATATCGGAGCTCTCgtttatttttgaatgtttgCTTGAgtacatgtttttctgtgttgtcCCTTTTCTTCCTCAGGTCACGGATCCAAAGAGGACATTGATATTGCCATGAAACTCGGTGCTGGTTATCCCATGGGACCCTTCGAGCTCTCGGATTACGTAGGATTGGACACTATGAAATTTATTATGGACGGTGAGTGAACTGTGTggtaaatatttagtttgtgtgtatgacTTTTGATTTAACATTTCAATTGTTTCGCCTTTTTCaggtttatcattttaatcTAGTTACTAGAATAGGTCTACATGCAGAACgtatgttttttgtgtgtacaCAGCTGCAGCGCCTCTTTCCACACTCATGGTCCAACTCCCAAATAGCCCagtttgctctgattggtcagctggtcGACTCTTTTGTGATTGGTCATTAGCTTATAGCGAGTGTCAGAAATGTCACGCCCCTGAGACGCCCATATCAGCTGTAAGCACTGCTGTCGCTACGATAACAGTGGCGTCGGCTCTGCTGTACCTATGAGCCAAACTAGCCAGTAGGCGGAGACACGTAACCTGGTttgaggaaaaaagaggaatgTAGGAGAGAAGAACTCCCTTGGCTGTGTACTTTGTAACTGAAGagatcatttacacacacaataagTTACATGACATTAAAGAAGAGGGAAAACTACAAAAGACAATCTAATAGTGGCACGGCTGTGTCAGTCTGGAGAAACTACTGCAAGAAAGGAGAAACAAATCTAATTTGAATAACAGCATCTACTATTGCCTTTTTTTGTAGGTTGGACTGCGAAGGATCCCGACAACCCACTGTTTGGCCAGAGTGAGCTGCTGAACAAGTTGGTTGCAGAGGGAAAATATGGCAGAAAGAATGGAGAAGGATTCTACAAGTACAAATAGATAcgtttcactgtgttttgtgtggaagGACGAGTCCGAACTACAGAAAATAAGCTATCAAAGGACTAATAAGAAACCGAAATAGAAAATGTGCCTTCTATGTTAAAGGTCAACTTGTGTCTGTCAGTCCATTTTCTTATGCATGTCGTCCACTGAATATCTTTGAAGagattaaatgtaattaaataaaatagatttttaaaatacttttttggcGTTTGACTGTTTTGCAGATACACGTGAACATCAGTGACATTCATGCTCAACATCTAATGTGAAGGGCTCATATCTAGTATCCCTCTTCAGTAGATGGATATGAAAACAGCTGTGAGGTCAAACTCTGCTCACGTGTCATTCTGCACAATAcaacatgaagaaactaaacaacacatatataatatactgaATGTACTTTATATTGTAATTCCACTATTGCATCCTCCGTCAGTGTTGAAGGGGGCGTGTATGAGCCATTTGTCAGACGCTTTACAAAACACCTCCCACCACGAACACAAGGTGGTGCTGTTTCATTTGAAATGGGGACATACTAGAGGCACAATTCAAATTTGAAGTCGTATTCTTTGATCTTTGCTCTTTGATCCAATAGTGTTTACGTCATAAAATTGTTACCTTGagatttttacaatttaacagTTCAGGAGAAAATCACCTTGTTGCCCAGATGTAAGAGTTTAATACTTGGATGATGGGCTTTTCATTATCACTGCAATAATacagtatctgtgtgtttttagagTTTTAATGGTGTTGAACTGATTGTGTTTGACTTATAATCTCTAAGGGCGACTCAGACTTTTACATCTGGCCCTTCCAGCTCTGGTCTTTAAACCACACAAGTGATCACATGAGCCAATggtgcctttttatttttctttaaaaaaaacaaaaacaaaataaaaaccaaacaaaaaaacatgttgaaacagTTCAAATATGACCACTTGGTAAGCAAAATGCTCAACCAAGATGACAGTGACCCAGAATATGATAATTAAAAAAGGAATTCATCAAGTAATACTAAAATAGAGCATTGAAATCAAAAATGTTACAGAGATGCTTGCATGGAATAAACAACATGGCTAAAGACACACTATTAGCTaccagagagaaaagacaaaggtcCATTGCAATAAAAGAAAGACTGCCAAGTGCTGgggtaaatatatatatctgctTCATTTGTCATGTTTCAGAACAATAAAATATAGGCCTCTGAGCTATCACTCTTGCCTTTGTCCTAATGTTGCCTGCAAAAATACCAAGAAAATTGACATATCctgacagtttttaaaaagtacacatACTGAGCATTATTTTACATCTGAGCAAGACTCGAGGTCACTATTTGTTACAAATAGTTATCAAAAGAAGCCTTAAGTTTCAATTTTCTGCAAGACGCTTCAACAAGAAAAATGGCTTTCCTGTGTCCAAAGCTTATTTTCATATATACCactatataaaaaaacaatattaaaaaaaaaaaatcactaaaATATACACCGAGAAATTGAAACGAGGGTTCAAGATACAAAAAAagcattcaaaataaaattcagtctaaaatgaaaagcaaatcaAATCGTTGATCCTTTTTTGCACCAACTGGTCAGCGACAAACTAAAATGGCGTCTTGAGGACGTTTCTTTAGACGAGATGAGATCCCTCCATCTTCCTTAGTGCAGTCTAAAAAGAGGTGTTTGGTCAGTCGAGTGAAACCTCAAAGGGTCTCCAAAAAtccagtgagagagagagagggcagggcAGGGGGGTGAGGGCGTGAAGGTCGGCCTAATAAAACTATACAAATGAACAGAGGTGACAAATAAGTTACAATAACTTAGGGACGGGTGTCTGGAGAGTTTGGGCAGTGCAGGGGGAAGAAGTTTGTGTGCACATCAAAAAATTGCtgcttatttttgttttgttttttcagtgcaGTGCCTTGGATCGTGGTAAAGCTCGAGTCGTTTACAGGAACCTGACAAAACACAGATGTCgattctgggttttttttccccgtgcGAGAGTGTGGTTTTCGTGAGGGTGCTCCTACTAATCATGATTGTCTTGTTCAGTTCAGTGTCTCTACAGCAGGCGCCTTCAGGAAGGAAGTGTTGTCAAacagtgaagtgtttttttggtgaacggtggtggtggtggcatGTGACTGTGTTGAAGGGAGTAGGGGTAGTTGGGGTGGGACAGGGAGGGGGTCCTCTGAGAAGTGGAGGCTTCAGTTTGGAGATTTAAGGGTCTTCATGAAATCTAACAGGCCTCCATCTCTAGAAGAGGGCCCGTAGCTGCTGCCTTCGCTTTGCATGTGGAGAAATTGTTCCGTTTTCCTCCTGAAgagcaaatgaagaaaaaaaacaaagtggatTAATCAGCCGCTCTAACTGGGAAGCAACTGCATCTCTGTACAGAAGAAAAtctgctgaaaaagaaaaacagaggaaaacacaggtCACGTCCACGTCACATTAACCAAAACCAGACATATCAAGATGAATCACAGTGACTCAGAAGTGTGTCACCGTGCGAGCATGTCTCCCCCACATCAGGGAGGGGCAAATTACAATCAGCAAGATCAATCATTAGAGTGTTATGTTCTTAGCGTTACAGCTGATTGAATGAAAGCCACAGTGTCGGGCCCGGCGCTGAACTACAGAGGGGTTATAGGTCAGCGGCAGGATGTGGGCTGGTCTGGCTTTCATCTAGTCCGACATGGGGGTTGCCGTGACCCAGCTGGCAACGCCGCGCTCTTCTGTGCCCTCCCctgactcactcactcctcctccgAGTCTCTGAAGGCGAGCACCCGATTGTGCAGCTTCTGGTTTGACATTTAGGCCGCCGCTGCAGGTGGGCGATGGGAAAACAAGATGAAGAAAGGCTCTCTGCGCAGGAGGATCATCACATTGACCCAGTTGGTTAAAACAAGCAAGAGTTCATGGAATTGTTGTTGGTAATTATCTGAACCAACACAGTTCAGGTGCAGGTCGACGCTGTGGTGTAAAGGAAAAATGTTACCTGACTGCTCAATCCACTTCACAGGGACTGAATGAAATTTGGCGCTTTTCCCTGACGGGGAAATTGTTTGTCAAGCTGCAGAGAGTGTTCTTTTCTGTCTCGTGATCTGGGCTCGGGCTAACCAAACACAGTCAGCTTAAGTTATTGACAAGCCAGGGAGAGATATTTTAGACCAGAGCGGCATCAAATAGAATCTGTGATCAAAgtggagaggcagagacagaggtggaTGGCTGCCTCTTGCGACTAAAAAGATGGATGTTTTGTGAAgacgaggaaagaaaaaaacggtATTAGTTTGCCTCTCCCTTGTGGCAAAGCCAAGAGTGTGTTATTGTAGGAGAGAAGTCAGCTGAGCCCTGCTGCTCGCTGCATCTTAACACTCCAAATTCttagctcacacacacacgcacacgcacgcaccatCCTGCAGACTGCTTTACCACATGTGGATAAAAGGGAACAGACAGAGGCCACCTTTCCCAAGGAGAGCTGACCCCGAGCCGCACAGAGCAGAAACTGAAAGGAACACAGTGCtccgagagaaagagagagagcccCTGTCGCTTTTATTTACCTCCGCCGCCCTCCCTCTTTTCATCCCAGGATCTCAAAGCCGGCCCGCACGCCCGGTGCTGCACCCTGTTTCCTGGGGAGCATTTTTCCTCCCCCTACCACAGACATGAAAAGCACTGGCCTTCCTGCCCGGGGAAGAGGCCTGAAGGGCTGCGGgcgagaagtgtgtgtgtgtgtgtgtgtgtgtgtgtgtgtgtgtgtgtgtgtgtgtgtgtgtgtcttttaaaaaaaggctgGTGGTAACAGCAGGGATGTGTGCTTGCGTGGTGGTTGGTTGTAGGGGGCAGCAGGCCAGCGCTTCACAAGGTCCAGTCGACACAAACACTGGGATTCAGGAGCAACTtgacccctcctctcctctcctctcctctcccctcacctcacctccctccatctcctcctcctcctcctctctctacaTTAGTGCTCAGGAATGCCGGCTGGATTttttgaggttttttttgttgcaggaaATGAAACGCTCCTCTGTTCAGACAGCTAGCAAAGGTTTAGTCtccccccgtctctctcccccAATTCCTTTCCCTCTAcgggacggagggagggagggaaaggggaAGCAGTCGGACAAGCTCTCGCCCAGCTTTTGAAGTGTGGGAGGTTAAGATAACTGGCACAGCCTCGCGTCTCAATCGCCGCTTTCACCTCCCCGGCCGAATCAAAGAGCCCGCAGCTGGGGCCCGCCTGCCTTATAGCCCCTTAACCTCCAAACCCACCAACCCACCCACCTCCGCAGCTCCTTCCCTCGCTCCCTACACAGAGCTCTGGGGTTTCTTTCTGTGCCATTAAAAGGGAAAACACTGCT harbors:
- the hadh gene encoding hydroxyacyl-coenzyme A dehydrogenase, mitochondrial yields the protein MMAFFTLHLRRALSTSAVRHVAIKHVTIIGGGQMGAGIAQVAATTGHSVTLVDTSEDILKKAVKGIEGSLKRVVKKKFADKPEAGEEFMQKVLQNVSTSTDAGSAAQSSDLVLEAIVENLKVKQDLFGRLDKLAPEHTIFASNTSSLPITDIASCTSRLDRFGGLHFFNPVPMMKLVEVIGTSATSQETFDSLLNFSKMLGKTPVSCKDTPGFIVNRLLVPYIMEAIRLHERGHGSKEDIDIAMKLGAGYPMGPFELSDYVGLDTMKFIMDGWTAKDPDNPLFGQSELLNKLVAEGKYGRKNGEGFYKYK